Proteins from a genomic interval of Nematostella vectensis chromosome 5, jaNemVect1.1, whole genome shotgun sequence:
- the LOC5505981 gene encoding solute carrier organic anion transporter family member 4A1, producing MATDVTRPPLDSTSSTVNLIKMDKTPVPTMDGDYPATAYPVDAKHTTDYPGDKNIFDDVFPEDINLAFGWRSFRPPWLQWLNDPKCFLFFLCLFAFLQGMAVNTFINMSFPSLERQFSLNSKETGFIASSNDVTAIILVIFVSFFGSYGNKTKWLGGGAILTGLGALVFALPKFLAPIHDPTKAKLGGTPFCLRNTSLSAYKDPDCGSATENAPILYYALFIISQLMSGAGTTPLHTLGPAYLDENLPSDSLSVYLVILYMATFMGPGVGSLIGGQLLTVFVEITMYV from the exons ATGGCAACTGACGTAACTAGACCTCCACTGGACAGCACAAGCAGCACTGTAAATCTCATAAAGATGGACAAGACCCCCGTGCCCACCATGGACGGGGATTACCCCGCCACAGCCTACCCGGTAGATGCTAAACACACCACAGACTACCCAGgggataaaaatatatttgatgACGTCTTTCCTGAGGACATCAATTTGGCGTTTGGATGGCGGAGTTTCAGGCCTCCTTGGCTCCAGTGGCTTAACGATCCGAAGTGCTTTCTGTTTTTTCTCTGTCTCTTCGCCTTTCTTCAAG GAATGGCGGTAAACACATTTATCAACATGAGTTTTCCTTCCCTGGAGAGACAATTCTCGCTGAATTCGAAAGAAACAGGATTCATCGCATCGtccaatgacgtcacagctaTCATCTTAGTCATTTTCGTCAGCTTCTTTGGTAGCTATGGCAACAAGACAAAGTGGTTGGGAGGCGGGGCTATCTTGACGGGTCTAGGAGCCTTAGTGTTTGCACTTCCGAAGTTTCTTGCACCAATACACGACCCAACAAAAG CTAAACTGGGCGGTACACCATTCTGTCTGCGTAACACGTCTTTATCAGCCTACAAAGATCCAGACTGCGGGAGTGCCACGGAGAACGCGCCGATCCTGTACTATGCACTCTTCATAATCTCACAACTGATGTCCGGGGCCGGGACCACGCCCCTTCACACGCTAGGCCCCGCCTACCTGGACGAAAATCTGCCTTCCGATTCGCTCTCCGTGTACCTGGTGATATTATACATGGCGACGTTTATGGGGCCTGGGGTCGGGTCTCTCATTGGTGGACAACTTTTGACAGTTTTCGTCGAGATAACGATG TATGTCTAA